The following proteins are co-located in the Paludibaculum fermentans genome:
- a CDS encoding TonB-dependent receptor, producing the protein MNLRLPLLVGVFLCATYAQTGTSVLTGTATDASGSALPNVVISLTNNDTGARSSSVTNESGTYRLGSLPPGTYKLEAELAGFDRFVRTPIPLNVSQVLAVDFALQLGQTSNTVTVQEDLPLTETQSSSTGQLVNRRMVAGLPMPNRAATSLVALAPGVVMIDSGQGAENYPVFAIAGGRARNQNFTLDGGNVTNAVGLTRPQQMTSLPMDAMQEFRVISNNYSAENGHSTGGVITLSTRSGTNEYHGSVFEFLRNNVLDARNFFAAQRPPLRLNQYGASLGGPIQKDKTHFFLTWEQTRQVSSTIALQTVPTLAQRAGDFSGLPAIYDPATTVGRVRQPFVNNTIPDSRFDAVARNVLGYYPLPNRAGSANGANNYAANANSSLTRNIVVGRLDHQLRSSDQLSARYYINDSYIANTGSFTNPVAAPDANWNDARIQSILVGHTHIFRPDLVNELKVSYLQRKFIDDRFGAFDNLASKVGLTGVSAAAFPNFNLPGYASLSSNSMSRHQTPIRDTQFLESLSWLRGKHAFKFGAEYRMGSNNETRDRTSSGSFGITPLITGLPGVANTGNSLASFLLGEVNSVNIQASDPILSKASYWSWYVQDDWRVTSNLTINYGLRWESELPRYVDNNAQNSFDVAAINPVSGTPGVVTFSGVNGIPRRAFKTDLNNFGPRLGFAWKAAHGFVVRGGGGVFYGPTVSNTIGDTASTGFSDAISLVVPQADLQSAIQLRNGVPLLPRQPLNSSFGAVALGQKPNTSVGFFELDRPTPISYQYNFNVQRELAGGTVLETGYLANVSHHLTANDLTLNQVRPELMGAGDAQARRPFPQFSNVYWINPAIGNSTYHAGFIRTEKRFARGVSFLAHYTFSKFIDDVASGNEYGDPQSYMDAYNRRLDKGLSGSDVTHRTVVSALYEVPVLHGLWNKALGGWQLGTFITLQSGAPYTVVTASNTTNAFPAGAVRPDLVADPSSGTRTLSRWFNTAAFQSPRQFTFGNSPRSGLRGPFQKTVDATVSRQFKLTERFRTDLRGEFYNLLNTVNFDVPGHTFGAADFGTIQSSRPARTIQLGLRLSF; encoded by the coding sequence GTGAACCTTAGATTGCCGCTCCTTGTTGGAGTCTTCCTCTGCGCTACGTATGCGCAAACTGGAACCAGCGTATTGACGGGCACCGCCACTGATGCCAGTGGCTCCGCCCTGCCCAACGTCGTCATCTCCCTCACCAACAACGACACCGGCGCACGTTCTTCCAGCGTGACGAATGAATCAGGCACTTACCGCCTGGGCTCACTACCGCCCGGCACCTACAAACTCGAAGCGGAACTCGCCGGCTTCGACCGCTTCGTGCGCACCCCAATCCCATTGAATGTCAGTCAGGTGCTGGCGGTGGATTTCGCGCTGCAGCTCGGCCAGACCTCCAATACCGTCACTGTCCAGGAAGACCTGCCGCTGACCGAGACACAAAGCTCAAGCACCGGCCAATTGGTGAACCGGCGCATGGTGGCCGGTCTGCCGATGCCAAACCGCGCAGCTACCTCCCTGGTGGCGCTGGCTCCGGGCGTCGTCATGATCGATTCCGGCCAGGGCGCGGAAAACTATCCCGTCTTCGCGATCGCCGGCGGCCGCGCCCGCAACCAGAACTTCACCCTGGACGGTGGAAACGTGACGAACGCGGTCGGCTTGACGCGGCCGCAGCAGATGACCTCCCTGCCAATGGACGCCATGCAGGAGTTCCGCGTGATCTCCAACAACTACTCGGCGGAAAACGGCCATTCCACGGGCGGTGTGATCACGCTTTCCACGCGTTCCGGCACCAATGAGTACCACGGCAGCGTCTTTGAGTTTCTTCGCAATAACGTGCTGGATGCCAGGAACTTCTTCGCAGCGCAGCGCCCGCCGCTGCGGCTCAACCAGTACGGCGCCTCCCTGGGCGGACCCATCCAGAAGGACAAGACCCACTTCTTCCTAACCTGGGAACAGACGCGCCAGGTGTCGTCGACCATCGCCCTGCAGACGGTCCCCACCCTTGCCCAGCGAGCCGGCGACTTTTCGGGCTTGCCGGCGATCTACGACCCCGCCACAACGGTTGGTCGCGTCCGCCAGCCCTTCGTGAACAACACGATCCCCGACAGTCGTTTCGATGCGGTGGCTCGCAATGTTCTCGGCTACTACCCGCTGCCCAACCGCGCCGGTTCGGCCAACGGCGCCAACAATTACGCCGCCAACGCCAACTCCTCACTGACCAGAAACATTGTCGTCGGCCGCCTGGATCACCAGTTGCGATCCTCCGACCAGCTCTCGGCCCGCTATTACATCAACGACTCCTACATCGCCAACACCGGTTCATTCACCAATCCCGTGGCGGCGCCCGACGCCAACTGGAACGACGCCCGTATCCAGAGCATCCTCGTCGGCCACACGCACATTTTCCGTCCGGACCTTGTGAACGAACTGAAAGTCTCCTATTTGCAGCGCAAGTTCATCGACGACCGCTTTGGCGCCTTTGACAACCTGGCCTCCAAGGTCGGCCTGACCGGCGTCAGCGCGGCGGCTTTCCCCAACTTCAATCTGCCCGGCTACGCATCCCTCTCTTCGAACTCGATGTCGCGGCACCAGACCCCGATCCGGGATACGCAGTTCCTGGAGTCGTTGTCCTGGCTGCGCGGCAAGCACGCCTTCAAGTTCGGAGCCGAATACCGCATGGGTTCGAACAACGAGACGCGCGACCGCACCTCGTCGGGCAGCTTCGGCATCACCCCTCTCATTACCGGCCTGCCGGGTGTCGCCAACACAGGCAACTCGCTGGCTTCCTTCCTGTTGGGCGAAGTGAACTCGGTGAACATCCAGGCCTCCGATCCCATCCTGTCGAAAGCCTCCTACTGGTCGTGGTATGTGCAGGACGACTGGCGCGTGACCTCTAACTTGACCATCAACTACGGATTGCGCTGGGAATCCGAACTGCCGCGCTATGTGGACAACAACGCCCAGAATTCGTTCGACGTCGCGGCCATCAACCCCGTCTCGGGTACCCCGGGCGTAGTCACGTTTTCCGGCGTCAACGGCATTCCGCGCCGTGCCTTCAAGACAGACCTGAACAACTTCGGGCCCCGGCTGGGCTTCGCCTGGAAGGCCGCACATGGCTTCGTGGTGCGCGGCGGCGGCGGCGTCTTCTACGGACCCACGGTGAGCAACACCATTGGAGACACGGCCTCCACGGGCTTCTCAGATGCGATCTCCCTGGTCGTGCCCCAAGCCGACCTGCAAAGCGCCATCCAACTGCGCAACGGCGTCCCGCTGCTGCCGCGCCAGCCGCTGAACTCCAGCTTTGGCGCCGTGGCGTTGGGCCAGAAGCCGAACACTTCGGTCGGGTTCTTCGAACTCGACCGGCCCACGCCGATCAGCTACCAGTACAACTTCAACGTGCAGCGAGAACTGGCTGGGGGCACGGTGCTGGAGACCGGCTATCTGGCCAATGTCTCCCACCACCTGACAGCCAACGACCTGACACTCAACCAGGTACGGCCCGAACTGATGGGCGCCGGTGACGCGCAGGCCCGCCGGCCCTTCCCGCAGTTCAGCAACGTGTACTGGATCAACCCCGCCATTGGAAACTCGACCTATCATGCCGGATTCATCCGGACGGAGAAGCGCTTCGCGCGGGGCGTATCGTTCCTGGCCCATTACACGTTCTCGAAGTTCATCGACGATGTGGCCTCCGGCAACGAGTACGGTGACCCGCAGAGCTACATGGACGCCTACAACCGCCGGTTGGACAAGGGCTTGAGCGGTTCCGATGTGACGCACCGCACGGTGGTCAGCGCGCTCTACGAAGTGCCCGTGCTGCACGGCCTCTGGAACAAGGCGCTGGGCGGCTGGCAGTTGGGTACGTTCATCACTTTGCAGTCAGGTGCCCCCTACACGGTGGTCACCGCCTCGAACACGACCAACGCCTTCCCGGCCGGTGCCGTTCGCCCCGACCTGGTTGCCGATCCCTCCAGCGGCACGCGCACTCTCTCGCGGTGGTTCAATACGGCGGCGTTCCAGTCGCCGCGTCAGTTCACCTTTGGGAACAGCCCCCGCTCGGGCCTGCGGGGTCCCTTCCAGAAAACGGTGGACGCCACGGTTTCGCGGCAGTTCAAACTGACTGAGCGGTTCCGGACGGACCTGCGCGGTGAGTTCTACAACCTGCTGAATACGGTGAATTTCGATGTGCCGGGGCACACCTTCGGGGCAGCCGACTTCGGGACGATTCAAAGTTCCCGTCCGGCCCGGACCATTCAATTGGGATTGCGCCTGAGCTTCTAG
- a CDS encoding ANTAR domain-containing protein: MSELLAPTRTVSNLEESILHEISHIAHNAPAFTWAVEKTQSLLQREAGLKLLLVDLETSSPLARQEVQQFLSAPNQAKLLYTAALKDKGQEIGRIVVGFVDPPLSPEAAQRLAVFLGEQLGSLLGRARLRSRRSSLRQELEQLRARLDDRKILSRAEGILSSRHGLTSAQARDWLESQSRSSGKPASVLAEQLVLLHTRAVRLSA, translated from the coding sequence ATGTCCGAACTACTTGCCCCTACTCGCACTGTTTCCAATTTGGAAGAATCCATCCTTCATGAAATCAGCCACATAGCGCACAACGCTCCGGCCTTCACCTGGGCCGTCGAGAAGACGCAGTCGCTGCTCCAGCGGGAAGCCGGCCTGAAGCTGCTGCTGGTGGATCTGGAAACCAGTTCGCCGCTTGCACGGCAGGAGGTGCAGCAGTTCCTGTCTGCCCCCAATCAGGCCAAACTTCTATATACCGCTGCGCTGAAGGACAAAGGACAGGAAATCGGGCGCATCGTTGTCGGCTTCGTCGATCCACCGCTGTCGCCCGAGGCTGCTCAGCGTCTCGCCGTCTTCCTGGGCGAGCAACTCGGCTCCCTGCTGGGCCGGGCACGCCTGCGCTCCCGTCGCAGCAGCCTGCGGCAGGAACTGGAACAGCTCAGGGCCCGGCTCGACGACCGCAAGATCCTCTCCCGCGCGGAAGGGATCCTCTCCAGCCGTCACGGTCTCACCTCAGCGCAGGCGCGGGATTGGCTGGAATCGCAAAGCCGCTCCAGCGGCAAACCCGCCTCAGTCCTGGCGGAACAACTGGTCCTGCTGCATACCCGCGCGGTGCGCCTGAGCGCCTAA
- a CDS encoding PIG-L family deacetylase, producing the protein MTRKEFVISLAGVAALQAAGPLKVLLVFAHPDDESVVAATVYRLTHELGAIVDHVVITNGEGGYRYSKLAESLYGASLTDEATGRSRLPEIRQKETRSAGRILGVRKHYFLQQRDERFTLDSKEALDRLWDTALIRHRLVALLEEEHYQAVLTLYPEASTHGHHQAAAALVLDAVAALPDATRPAVLGAVTAPNGPDPRADFVLNRHAPLPQNRELDYSIVVNWVIAEHKSQGLLQRDCNRFDSEVFHLLNNESRPAAQQVFQRLTTGDH; encoded by the coding sequence TTGACGCGCAAGGAGTTCGTGATCAGCCTGGCCGGCGTGGCGGCACTGCAAGCCGCTGGACCGCTGAAGGTGCTGCTGGTCTTCGCCCACCCAGACGACGAGTCCGTGGTGGCCGCTACGGTCTACCGCCTCACTCACGAACTCGGCGCCATCGTCGACCATGTCGTCATCACCAACGGAGAGGGCGGCTATCGTTACTCGAAACTGGCCGAATCGCTCTATGGCGCCTCTCTGACGGACGAAGCCACGGGCCGCTCACGGTTGCCGGAGATCCGCCAGAAGGAAACCCGCAGCGCCGGCCGGATCCTGGGCGTCCGCAAGCACTACTTCCTCCAGCAGCGGGACGAGCGCTTCACGCTCGATTCCAAAGAAGCGCTCGATCGACTTTGGGATACGGCGCTGATCCGCCATCGCCTGGTGGCGCTCCTGGAGGAGGAGCACTACCAAGCCGTTTTGACGCTGTATCCCGAAGCCTCCACTCACGGTCATCACCAGGCAGCTGCAGCGCTGGTGTTGGATGCCGTCGCGGCGCTTCCTGACGCCACGCGGCCAGCGGTTCTCGGGGCCGTTACTGCCCCTAATGGCCCCGATCCCCGCGCAGATTTCGTTCTGAACCGCCACGCTCCCCTACCCCAGAACCGCGAGCTGGATTACTCCATCGTCGTCAACTGGGTTATCGCCGAGCACAAGTCGCAAGGGCTGCTGCAGCGCGACTGCAATCGCTTTGACAGCGAAGTCTTTCATCTCCTGAACAACGAAAGCCGTCCTGCCGCACAGCAAGTATTTCAACGCCTTACCACCGGAGACCACTAG